The Coccidioides posadasii str. Silveira chromosome 2, complete sequence genomic interval GAAAAGGGACAAAACATCCTGCCGATTTGAGGCACGATACCGTTTTCGTCGACTCGAGATTGTCGAAGTATCGTTCATCCGATCCATCTCCCTCAGCCGCTAAGCTTCTGCTCGCGTATAAAAGCAGAGCTCAAAAGTGAAAAAAAAGCCACCGCAGCCATGAAACCAAAGCTACTATTAGTAGCATGGCCATAACATTCCCGCACGATCTGCCTAATAGGAGGGTCAAGGGCCTTTAGATAATCAAGGCTCTCTCTAACACCGTTGACAATTTTGTCGATATCCTTGCTATCCCGGAGAGCTGAGCGTAGACTAGAACGAAGTGTTTGCTGGACAATACCAGAGGAAAGGGAAACTCCAATTACAGAGCCCAGTGACCGGAATAGGTATGAGCATGCAGTAGCAACAGCTTGATCCTCTGGGGATGCGTTCGCGACTTAGGCACATGATTAGCAACTCAACGGGCACCTgtgaaagaaagagagaacgTACGTAAAGCAATCAAAGTTGTTGTTACTCCCACTCCATTTCCCAATCCACACATCACCATTCCGATCATAATGGCAATGGTGCTGTCCAAAATTGCACCTGAGAACAAGTAAATCACAAGCAGACCGGCAGTGAGCAGGGCATACGACCAAACTGTCACCCAAAAATATCTGCCGGTTTTTCTCATGATAAAGCCACCGACTAGAGAACCACTTACCCCCGCTATTATTGAAGGCAGGAGCCTAAGACCAGCCCCTGTGGCAGAAACACCTTCACGTGCTTGAAAAAACAATGGGAGGTAAAAGATACCAGCAAGCCAGGAGCCAAAACTAAAGAAATTGGCAAAGTAACAAGCAAGTAAGCTTCGCTCGAAGATGATATGACCGGGCGCAAACGGATCGGAAGCGATCCACATCTCAATGCAGAAAAACAATGCAAATAGAGCAATTGATACGGTCAACGATACAATCGTTATAGGAAGATTCCATGCAATATTGGTACCCCGATCCAATCCAAGTAGGAAACCGAAAACAGCAAAGACAAGGGTTGTCGCTCCTAGGAAGTCAACGCGTTTTAACTTTTCTCGCCAATGTGACTCGTCGATTGCTGGTAAATGTAACAGGAATGCAACCGCAATAAAAGCCACAAGACAGATTGGACCCTGAGCAAGAAAGGCCCTGCAGGAAACAAAGGGAAAAAGCTGTCAGCCTTTCACTCAAAAAGCGTGATCAAGTGTCTAGCCACTCACCAGCGCCAACCGATAGAATCAGCTAAGAATCCCCCTAGAAAATGTCAGAGCCTAATAACTTCGAAGTCACAATACAACTGAACATACCTAGTGGTGCACCCAACCCGGACCCGGTCGCATAGATGATATTAATGATTCCCTGCCAAACGCCGCGGTCTCGAAGAGGGACAATGTCACTTAAAAGTATGCTTACTACCGTGGTCATTCCTCCGCCTCCAATACCCTGAAAGATCTTTTGACTTCGTTAGTCGCTTACGAATCAGGAAAGGCCAGGAGACAACATACTCTGGCAGCAATCAATTCCTTAATATCTCGGGCTAGACCGCAAAAAACACACCCGAGCCCGAATACAGTGTAGCTAAATAGCAGACACGCTTTACGCCCAAAAATATCACTGAGGCGTCCATAGAGCGGCTGAAACGAAGTCAGGGATAAGAAGTAGGACGTAGCAACCCAATTAGTAAGGTTGAGGGCATTTAGATCGCTTCCAATCTTGCCATAACTTGCGACAATAATTGTCTGGTCCGCAGCAGAAAGAAATACCTACAGTCACAGCGTCAGCCCATCGGTCAAGCTATGATAAAGATAAGTATGTAGTATATGCATACACCGATCGATATGCTTGGGATAATGTATTTCAATTTTGTTTGTGCATCAGGTAGGCCCTCAAATTGAGCAGCTCTAGCTGCATCAACCTCATTTGCTTTCAATTCCTCCTCATCTGTGCCAGGGTCGCCGTTGGCCTTAGCCACTGATCCGCTCAAGACGGCGTGATCCTGGCGTCCATCTTCCTGGGAGATAAGCAGCGGAGTAGTCTCAGAGGCCGCCGAGTTCCAACCATTATCGGCCACAGTCTCTACCCTCATCTTAATCACCTCTTATCCCAAAGACAACTGAAATGCCAGGTGTCACGATACAGGATAATACGAGGAAGCGGATTTGGAAAATCCACGGTGACACGTGACTTTGGAGAAGATCGTCAAATCCCGAGAATTCCGTCGAgaacggagtacggaggagtTACTCCGTATCCGCATTCACCATGGATAGCTCGATTCTACGTAATCgaagcaagc includes:
- a CDS encoding uncharacterized protein (EggNog:ENOG410PGV0~COG:G~TransMembrane:14 (i78-101o113-132i144-163o169-189i201-220o232-257i269-288o294-318i339-363o375-395i402-426o432-458i470-491o545-563i)~BUSCO:5013at33183) — its product is MRVETVADNGWNSAASETTPLLISQEDGRQDHAVLSGSVAKANGDPGTDEEELKANEVDAARAAQFEGLPDAQTKLKYIIPSISIGVFLSAADQTIIVASYGKIGSDLNALNLTNWVATSYFLSLTSFQPLYGRLSDIFGRKACLLFSYTVFGLGCVFCGLARDIKELIAARIFQGIGGGGMTTVVSILLSDIVPLRDRGVWQGIINIIYATGSGLGAPLGGFLADSIGWRWAFLAQGPICLVAFIAVAFLLHLPAIDESHWREKLKRVDFLGATTLVFAVFGFLLGLDRGTNIAWNLPITIVSLTVSIALFALFFCIEMWIASDPFAPGHIIFERSLLACYFANFFSFGSWLAGIFYLPLFFQAREGVSATGAGLRLLPSIIAGVSGSLVGGFIMRKTGRYFWVTVWSYALLTAGLLVIYLFSGAILDSTIAIMIGMVMCGLGNGVGVTTTLIALLANASPEDQAVATACSYLFRSLGSVIGVSLSSGIVQQTLRSSLRSALRDSKDIDKIVNGVRESLDYLKALDPPIRQIVRECYGHATNSSFGFMAAVAFFSLLSSAFIREQKLSG